AGATGCCTGGAATCGCAATTGTGGGCGCCCAGTGGGGCGATGAGGGCAAGGGGAAGATCACGGATTTCCTCGCGCCGGAAGCCGAGTTCGTGGTGCGCTACCAGGGTGGTGCGAACGCCGGGCATACGGTGACCGCCAAGGGGCAGACGTTCAAGCTGAACCTCCTGCCCAGCGGCGTGCTGCACGACGGGACCGTCAGCGTCCTGGGTGACGGCATGGTGATCGACCCGGACAAGTTCCTGGAGGAACGCCGGAACCTGATCGCGGGTGGCCTGAACCCGGACCTGCGGATCAGTGACCGGGCGCATCTGGTGCTGCCGCACCACAAGTTCGTGGATGGCCGCAAGGACTTCGTGGGCACGACGGGGCGCGGGATCGGCCCGGCGTACGCGGACCGCGCGCGGCGCGTCGGTATCCGCTTCGGGGACCTGCTGGACGACGGCGTGCTGACCGAGCGTGTGGAGCGTCTGCTGGAGGCCAAGCCGAACAGCACCCGTGACGCGGGCTGGACGAGCGTGCAGGTCGCCATGGACGCCCTGGCCCCCACGCGTGAGGCCCTGTCGCCGTTCGTGCAGGACACCGGCGCGCAGCTGCGCGACGCGATCAGGGAAGGCCGGAACGTCCTGTTCGAGGGCGCGCAGGCGACCCTGCTGGACCTGAACTACGGCACGTACCCCTTCGTGACCAGCAGCCACCCCACGGTGGGCGGCATCCTGGTGGGGGCGGGCGTGAACCACAAGGCCATCCACAAGGTGTACGGCGTGGCGAAGGCCTTCAACACCCGCGTCGGGCACGGGCCGTTCGTGACCGAGGTGCACGACGACGCGGGCATCCTGCGCCTGCGCGGCGACGGCAGCAAACCCTGGGACGAGTTCGGCACGACGACGGGCCGCGCCCGCCGGGTGGGCTGGCTGGACCTGGCGCTGCTGAAGTACGCGGTGGACGTGAACGGCCTGGACGGGCTGGTCATCAACAAAATGGACATCCTGGCGGGACTGGACGAGATCCCGGTGTGCGTCGCGTACGACGCGGACGGCCAGCCCGTCTGGAAGAAGATGAAGGGCTGGGCGACCACCGACGGCGCCGACAGCCGCGCGACCCTGGCCAAAGAAGCGCAGGCGTACCTGGACCTCATCGAGGAGACCGTGGGCTGCCCCGTGGTGATCTTCTCGGCCGGGCCTGCACGCGAGCAGACGTACGGTGAGGTCAGCTGGACGTAAAGTCTTCACGGTGAGGCGGGAGGGGTTCCCTGACCGGGGGGGCTCCTCCCGCTCCTGTCCTGCAAGCCATTTGACAGTTGGCGGGGTGAACGCAAGCCTACACTCCGCGCATTCGAGTTCGCCGCCGGGCGGCGAGAAGGAGACCTGATGACGACCGAACCGCTGATCAGCGCCGCTGACGAGAAACAGGAGGTGCCGGGCCTGCGCGCCCTGACGCACGAATGGCTGGGCGCAATCGGGGAGGACCCGGACCGCGAGGGCCTCCTGAAGACCCCGCACCGCGTGGCGAAAGCCTGGGGGTTCCTGACCGCCGGGTACCACAAGTCCCTGCAGGACGCCGTCGGGGACGCGGTGTTCGCGGCGGACGGCAGCGAGATGGTCATCGTGAAGGACATCGAGTTCTACTCCATGTGCGAGCATCACATGCTGCCCTTCTACGGGCGGGCGCACGTGGCGTACATCCCGGACGGGAAGATCCTGGGCCTGAGCAAGTTCGCGCGGATCGTGGACCTGTACTCCCGGCGGCTTCAGGTGCAGGAGCGCATCACGACGCAGATCGCGGACGCCGTGCAGGAACTGCTGGAACCCAAGGGCGTGGCGGTCATGATGGAGGGCGTGCACCTGTGCATGGCGATGCGCGGCGTGCAGAAGCAGAACAGCAGCACCTCCACCAGCGCCATGCGCGGCCTGTTCAAGAGTGACGCCCGCACCCGCGCGGAGTTCATGAGCGCCGTGCAGGGCACCCTGCGGGGCCGCTGAGGACCGGCTCGACTGACAGCGGTGTTCAGTTCCACTGAAGGGCCAACACCACGCCCTTCAACTCCACTTCCACCCCCTGTCCTTTTCAGGTCCGCGCTCCGCTCGAATCAGAGGTATTGAGGGATACCCTCGATACCTCTGAATTCTGCTGTGACTCCTGTTGTTGTGGCGATCTGCTCCCACGCTCCTGCCCGTGTGGGGGCGGACCAGTTGTGCTGACAGCGGTCTTCAGGTTCGTTGGCCCACACCACGCCCTGTCCACGTCCAACCGCTGTCCTTCTCGGGTCTCGAGGGAACCACTCGATATCTCTGAAGTCTGCTGTGAGTGTCTCTGTAGGAAGCGCAGAGTCAGAGGGGGGGGGTCGCGTGCGTTCTGCCCGGCCTTCTATGCTGGATGGGTTTATCTGGGTGATGCGTTGGATCGGTGTAAGGCACGGGAAGTTACGCTTCGTTGACAGTTGGGGTCGTTGTGCTGCTGAATCTCTGCCTGCTGCTCACCTGCACGTTCCTGCTGAGCCTCTCCTACCGGGAGTGGCCGGTCCGCCGTGCCTGGGTGCCGCACCTGGGGCGGGTGCTGTTCGCGGCTGTCACGGCGCTGCTGCTGGTGTGGCACAGCGCGCCGCTGGGGGACCTGAAGGTGGACCTGCGGTTCGTGCCGGTGGTGCTGGTCACGCTGCGCTACGGAGTGGGGGCCGGGGCTCTGGTGGCGGCCGGGCCGGTCATGTGGCGCCTGCTGGACTCCGAGGTGGGCGGTCTGGTGGCGCTGGCCAACGCCGTGAGTGTGCTGGCGCTGGCGGGGGCGCTGCGCGCGCGGCTCAGTCTGCACGAGTTGCAGTGGCGGCACTGGCCGCTGCTGCTCGTGCCGTACCTGGGGGTGGGACTGGCCGTGTTCGTGGTGCCGGGCGCGCGGCCGCTGGCACCGTGGCTGTACGTGGGCATGCTGGCGCTTCAGGGCGTGGCGACGCTGGCGGTACTGGGGGTGTTGCAGGCGCGGCTGCAACTGCTGCACCTGACGTTCGAGGCGCGGCAGCAGTCGCGGCGGGACGAGCTGACGGGCCTGGGGAACCGCCAGGCGTTCGACGAGCATCTGGCCCGCCTGGAGGCCGGGCACCAACTGGTCCTGATGGACGTGGATCAGTTCCGGCTGGTGAACGATCTGCACGGGTCGGCCGTGGGGGACCGGGCGCTGCAGTACGTCGCTCAGGTCCTGCGGGACGAGGTGCCGCTCGGTGCGTACCGCCTGAGTGGCGAGGAGTTCGGATTGCTGCTCGAGCAGGGCAGCGAGACGCAGGCGCGGGCGGTCGTGGAGCGGGTGCAGGCGCGCCTGTCGGAGCCGGGCGAGGTGCCCTGGGCGAACCTGAGCGTCTCGGCGGGCCTGGCGACCCGTCTGCCGCGCGAACAGCCTGGGGAACTGCGGCACCGTGCGGACGAGGCGCTGTACCTGGCGAAGGCCAATGGCCGCAACCGGCTGGTCCTCAGTCCGAACGTGCCGCGCGAGCCGGTGCCGGCCGGCGCGACCGTGACCGAGATCCGGCCCAGGCACTCGCTGTGGCAGGCGCAGCGGATCACGGTGAACCTCATGACGCAGCGCCGCCCGCTGACCGACGCGGACTGGCTGGAGGTGCTGCGCAGCGCGGTGGATACCCTGGATGAGGTCGAGGCGGCCAGCCTGAACATTCGTGAGGGCAACCGCTTCCGGATGTGCGCGGTGGTCGGGTATGACCCGGACCTGCTGGGACTGGAATTCTCGGAGCAGGCGCAGCTGCGCTGGTACGGGGGTCCGCTGGCCGAGTGGCTGCGGGGCCGTCCGCGCGTGGCGAACATGACCGACATGCAGCGCGCCTGGGTGGACGAGGACGACGTGCTGGGCGAGGAGGGCGGGATGGTGCTGCGCCGCGCCGGTCACCGTGACCGGCTGCGCACGAACCTGTGCGTGCCGGTGGTGCTGGACGGCGAGGTGGTCGCGCACCTGAACCTGGATTCTCACTCGCGGGA
The DNA window shown above is from Deinococcus sedimenti and carries:
- a CDS encoding HD domain-containing phosphohydrolase; this translates as MLLNLCLLLTCTFLLSLSYREWPVRRAWVPHLGRVLFAAVTALLLVWHSAPLGDLKVDLRFVPVVLVTLRYGVGAGALVAAGPVMWRLLDSEVGGLVALANAVSVLALAGALRARLSLHELQWRHWPLLLVPYLGVGLAVFVVPGARPLAPWLYVGMLALQGVATLAVLGVLQARLQLLHLTFEARQQSRRDELTGLGNRQAFDEHLARLEAGHQLVLMDVDQFRLVNDLHGSAVGDRALQYVAQVLRDEVPLGAYRLSGEEFGLLLEQGSETQARAVVERVQARLSEPGEVPWANLSVSAGLATRLPREQPGELRHRADEALYLAKANGRNRLVLSPNVPREPVPAGATVTEIRPRHSLWQAQRITVNLMTQRRPLTDADWLEVLRSAVDTLDEVEAASLNIREGNRFRMCAVVGYDPDLLGLEFSEQAQLRWYGGPLAEWLRGRPRVANMTDMQRAWVDEDDVLGEEGGMVLRRAGHRDRLRTNLCVPVVLDGEVVAHLNLDSHSRDEAFTPGVLQDAQLFAQQIAALLQLQDRWRELDQLSHLHSDLSRAGDEQLGAHLAETAHDLLRTTYTLLLRYDPYADALVPAAEAGVFLNPLEVPPTLQRGEGLSWRALTTGAVIRVDDILSARGAFRPKTSHPERRALMVVPLLSRTGEPLGALCLLRDEHRPFRAPDEALAQMLAGVGARVMEGRAHVTDLEATLDAALNMLGVALEARDFETQGHTQRVQDLARRVGEALHLPAEQLTALRRGAALHDIGKLCIPDTVLLKPGALTPEEREVVERHAPLGAALVARIPFLDPEAQQVVRHHHERWDGRGYPDGLAGTQTPLLARVFALCDVYDALTSERPYKRAMSHAAALDVLREGRGTQFDPDLLDVFCRVVTPRAPVGN
- the folE gene encoding GTP cyclohydrolase I FolE, yielding MTTEPLISAADEKQEVPGLRALTHEWLGAIGEDPDREGLLKTPHRVAKAWGFLTAGYHKSLQDAVGDAVFAADGSEMVIVKDIEFYSMCEHHMLPFYGRAHVAYIPDGKILGLSKFARIVDLYSRRLQVQERITTQIADAVQELLEPKGVAVMMEGVHLCMAMRGVQKQNSSTSTSAMRGLFKSDARTRAEFMSAVQGTLRGR
- a CDS encoding adenylosuccinate synthase, whose translation is MPGIAIVGAQWGDEGKGKITDFLAPEAEFVVRYQGGANAGHTVTAKGQTFKLNLLPSGVLHDGTVSVLGDGMVIDPDKFLEERRNLIAGGLNPDLRISDRAHLVLPHHKFVDGRKDFVGTTGRGIGPAYADRARRVGIRFGDLLDDGVLTERVERLLEAKPNSTRDAGWTSVQVAMDALAPTREALSPFVQDTGAQLRDAIREGRNVLFEGAQATLLDLNYGTYPFVTSSHPTVGGILVGAGVNHKAIHKVYGVAKAFNTRVGHGPFVTEVHDDAGILRLRGDGSKPWDEFGTTTGRARRVGWLDLALLKYAVDVNGLDGLVINKMDILAGLDEIPVCVAYDADGQPVWKKMKGWATTDGADSRATLAKEAQAYLDLIEETVGCPVVIFSAGPAREQTYGEVSWT